tatttgtcagcaagattacgcaaaaacgaCCAAACCAATTTCCTCCACACTTGGCAGAGGCCTGGTCCTGGGAAGAAAGCGTCACATTTTGTTGTGGATGCAGGAATTTCTCtctactttctttaactttgacGAATAAATGATTTAGAACCCAAATTATTTatctaaattatttatttgtcaaaaaaaggaagtggtctgatcCCATAAAATGTAGGTAATAAGACAACTTccttattttatcttttatatttctacgaTAAGAACCACACAATGTGATTGTTCAGGTTTGTTGGGGGGGATGAGATTCTAGTTTACTGAGTTAAATAAACTTATAGTCCAATTTAAATCTACCAATATCCTACCAGTTAACTTGACATATGTTTGGTAGAAGAGGAATTTGTCACTAACTTCTTCCTTCGTGTTGATTTCCGGTGACGTGACGAGCGACACAATCCCACAAAGAAACATCCAAACAAACGTTTCAAGTTTCAGGATTCTTTAAAATTGCAGCTTgtacatgatttttttttacattttacaggtttaatttcctctgagaaaaaaaaaaaaacagaaacaaaggcCATGAGCTCTGATGTGAGCTGAGGTAGCACAAAATGAACCTGAAAAATCGAATGTGACTAATAATGACAATACAACGGGTGAAATCCAGAATTCAGAGAGTGAGGCGGAGTAATTGATCgtgaatatatttaaaaacagagcCTGTGGTGAAAGGGTGGGAGGTTTTATTTTCGGCAGTAGGCCACAGCTCCGTACGCCATGACTCCAACAACAGCTACTAAAGCAGCTCCTCCACACAGCAGCTCCGTGGAGCTCAGAGGTTTGGTCTCAGGAGCAGCGGCCTGTGGCTTCTCTGACGCTGCTTCTTTACTTGaatgttcctcctcttctgaaAGAGGGATCTGTGAGAATTTTAGTTGCTGGAGATTTTCTACCGGGGGTTCTGCTGCCAGCGGAGAGAGGATAGACGGAGGGTGGAGCCCCTGAAGGGAAAGGAGTTCCTCAACTTCAGAGATTGTGGTTGAAGGGACCGGGGTGGTGGTCGCCGAGGGGGGATCGAGCCTGACGATAGGCAGAGGAGGCAGGGCCATCGGGGGAACCACCTGCCTGAACTCTGCAGGCTTCTTCTCCACACGAGGCTCCTCTGCTGACACCAGGAGCTCCTGAGTTTCTGGAGCCTGGaggtcctgctcctcctccctgagctccaccagctccctcTCCCCACCtaaaacactcaacacactcgtctgcagctcctcgtcgtcctcctcctcttcctccgctctCCT
The sequence above is a segment of the Hippoglossus stenolepis isolate QCI-W04-F060 chromosome 22, HSTE1.2, whole genome shotgun sequence genome. Coding sequences within it:
- the si:ch211-214j24.14 gene encoding bcl-2-like protein 13 produces the protein MGDMDAEDAKSLDSNDGAALAGEENHSSNSDMVHLEREEVEMLEEAVEERARRAEEEEEDDEELQTSVLSVLGGERELVELREEEQDLQAPETQELLVSAEEPRVEKKPAEFRQVVPPMALPPLPIVRLDPPSATTTPVPSTTISEVEELLSLQGLHPPSILSPLAAEPPVENLQQLKFSQIPLSEEEEHSSKEAASEKPQAAAPETKPLSSTELLCGGAALVAVVGVMAYGAVAYCRK